The genome window GTCGGTCAGCTTTTCCTTGGAGATGTTCATGGCACCCAGGACCCCGGCGAGGGAAATGATCCCGGTACCCTGAATATCATCATTAAAGGTTAAAATCTGGTCCTGGTACTTATCGAGGATCCGGGCCGCGGTGCCCCGACCGAAATCTTCGAAGTGGAGCAGGCTCTTGGGGAAGAGTTTCTCAACTTTTTCGACGAAGCGGTCGATAAAGGCAAAGTACCGGTCGCCACGAACCCGGTGCTGGCGGTTGCCAAGGTAGTTGGGATCATCCAGCAGCTGCTGGTTGTCGGTCCCGGCGTCAATCGATACCGGCAGGACCTGGGCCGGGTCAATGCCAGCGGCTGCGGTGTAGACCATCAGCTTTCCGACCGAAATATCGACCCCGTTGACACCCCAGTCACCAATTCCCAGGATTCCCTCCGCATCGGTGACCACGATCAGGCGAATATCACGACCGTCCGCGGCATCGGCCAGCTCCGTGGCAATGTCCTCCGGATGGTTGACATCCAGGTAGGCGGCATCCTGAGGCCGCAAGTAACGCTCATCGTACTGTTCGATGGACTCGGCAATTACTGGATCATAAACAATCGGCATGAATTCGGTAATGTGCTGCTTCATCAGGTAGAAAAACAAGGTCCGGTTGGTATTGAAAATTTCCATCAGCAGGTGGCGCTTTTCAATTCCCGACGTCTTGGACTGGTACAAAGCGTAGATTTCTGCCGCCTGTTCTTCGATTGTTCGCACGTGGGTTGGCAGCAAGCCCAGCAGCCCCAGCTCACGTCGTTCCGCCACCGTAAACGCCGTTCCCTTATTCTTAAAGGGGTCATTCAAGATTTGCATTCCCTTACGCATCATAGTGTCACTATCCCTCTCTAATCTTTCTTCTTATGCAATTAACGATTCTCATCATAAGAGGGCCACTAATTTATAGTCAAACTTATGTTACACTATCAATAAAGTTGATATACCAGGCTTCGATTACTGATCTAGGGGGATTTATTTATGAAGATCAAGGATCTTGAATACTACCAAAAATTAGTCGAATACCAAAATTTTTCTCAGGTTGCTGCTCACTTCCAGGTCAGCCAGCCGACAATCACGATGGCCATTCAGCGCTTAGAAAAGGACTTTGGCAGTGCCTTTTTCATCCGGGACCACGTTCATAAGCAGCTGCACATCACACCAGCGGGCCAGCAGTTTGCCAACCACGTTACGGTCATCCTTAACGAACTCCGGGTGGCCCGGGAAGAAATTGCACGGACCCAGTCGACCCGGATTCGCTTTGGCCTACCGCCAATTATCGGCAACTACTACTTTCCCCCGCTCACCCCGATGCTGATGCGGGCCAAGCTGATGTCCCACCTCGATACCTATGAACACGGCTCCAAGGAGCTGTTGCGGATGCTGGAACAGGGCCAGCTGGACATTGCCCTCCTCGGCTCTCTAGAAGCCCTCCGCCAGGCCCGCCTGCACACCCAGGAATTTGCCCGCTATCCTTTTAAGGTCATCGTCGGCAAGAACCACCCGCTGGCCCGTCAGAAGAAGGTCTCTTTTGCTGCTCTTAAAAATGAACGTTTCATCGTTCCAGGAAGCGAATTTTTCCACGAACAGGCTTTCAAGCAGATGTGCCATAACGCCCATTTTCGCCCGAAGGTTCTTTTCCGCACACCCGACATCCACGTAATTAAGGCGATGGTGGCCGAAAATCTGGGGATTTCATTTCTGACCCAGCTGGCAATTGTCCCAAGTGACGATGTTGTTGTCCTCGCAATCACCGACGACGACCAGCCGACTTTCAGACTTTCACTGGCGACTCGGGAAACCGAGGTTCTCTCGGCCGACCAGCAAAAACTCTGGCAGCTATTGACGGAACAGGCGAAATAAACCCGTAATGACTAATAAGAGCCGTTAATCATATAGCAAGTTTTTTCGGTGAATAACATCTCAGGCTTAGTAGGGACACTGGTTTTGTCGTCACGAAAACAATCTCCAGTGTAATGACGTCTTGGTAAAAGTAACGACTGGGGGTAGAAATATCATTCACCAGGGTATCCCCAGGAAGCGCAGCAGCAGCAAACCAATCAGATGAACAAGATATTCCCGGGGCGGCAAGCCAATCTCCCGGGTAACAGCAAACCTGACCGTAAAAAGGAGGTGCATAACTAGTTATGCACCTCCCTTTTAACTATTCTTCAATTGTAATTTCGTTCATCATAACGTCTTTCTTTGGCTTATCCATGCCATCCCGGTCGACCTTGCTAATTTTTTCAACAATCTCCATCCCGGAAATCACCTGGCCAAAGACGGTGTGCCGGTGGTCCAGCCATGGCGTGCCGCCCGTTTCCTTGTAGTGATCAATTATCTCCTGCGGGTAACCAACCATCTTCATCTGCTCCAGCATATTTGCGGGCACCCGGCTAGCGGACACGATGAAGAATTGACTGCCGTTCGTGTTCGGGCCGGCGTTAGCCATGGACAAGGCACCATTAAAGTTGAAAAGCTGGTCGCTGAACTCGTCTTCGAAGGCCTCGCCATAGATGCTTTCACCACCGCGGCCGGTACCAGTAGGATCCCCGCCCTGGATCATAAAGTCGGGAATCACCCGGTGAAAAAGCACCCCGTTGTAGTAGCCCTTCTTGGCAAGCTCGACAAAGTTCTTAACGGTCTTCGGTGCCAGCTTAGCAAAGAGCTGCACTTTGACCTCCCCTAAGCTAGTCTTGATCGTTGCCTGGGGCCCCTCCGCCTTGGTTAAATCAAGTTGTGGATAATCCATGTCTATTCCTCATTTCTCTTATTAATAATCACTATCTTAGCAAACATCGTTATTCTTTGCTAACCCGGAGCACGCAGGCACCCTTGATGTTGCCACCCTTAACGTGGCGGAGGGCCTGGTCCGCCTGCTCAAACGGGTACTTCGTCACGGCTGGTTCAATGTCGAGCCGGTCCGCCAGGGTCAAGAATTCCTCTCCGTCCCGCCGCGTGTTGCTTTCCACACTGGTCAGCGTCTTTTCGTGAAAAAGGTAGTCCTGGTAATTCAGCGTTGGTACATCCGACATGTGGATACCGGCAAGAGCCAGGGTTCCCCCGGGAACAAGGCTCGCTAACGCCGGCAGGACCATTCCGCCAACGGGGGCAAACATAATTGCGGAATCCAGTGGCACTGGTGACGGGTCATAGGCCCCCTGCGCCGAGGCACAGCCTAGCTCAAGGGCAAACTTCTGGGCATCCTTGCCACGGGTAAAGACGTGGACTTCAATCCCCTGAGCCAGGGCAATTTGGGCCGTAATGTGTGCGGATCCGCCAAAGCCGTACAGGCCCAAGTGCCCACCGGCAGGAACGTTCGCCCGTTCGAAGGCCCGGTAGCCAATGATGCCCGCGCACAATAGCGGCGCCGCGGTTAAGGAATCGAAACGTTCCGGAATCCGGTAGGCAAAGCCTTCTGGAACAGTTACGTACTCGGCATAGCCGCCGTCATGATCCCAGCCGGTGTAAACGGAGTGGGGGCACAGGTTTTCGTGACCAGACCGGCAGAACTTGCAGACCCCACAGGCATGCCGAAACCACGGAATCCCAATCCGTTCACCAAGGGCAAAGCGTTGGGTTTCCGGTCCCTGGGCAACGACCCGCCCAACGATTTCATGCCCTGGTGTCACGTGTTCACGGTGAACTGGCAGGTCCCCCTCCGTGACGTGGAGGTCGGTATGACAAACCCCACAGGTCAAGACCTTAACCAGCACTTCTCCACGGCCAGGCGTCGGGACGGGTTTCTCCACCAGTTTAAGCGGTGCCCGGTCGCCGTCGACCGGCCCCGGAGTGGTGACCGCCCACGCCCGCATCGTTTCCGGAATCGTTTCGTTTTGTTCTGTCATCTGCAACGCTCTCTTTCATCATTGAATTAAGTTCATTGTACCCCACTGACGCGTCGTGTTAAGTTTCTTTTCCTATTCGTAGTGCCGCTGCAAGCTGGTAATTGCCGCTCCCCAGTGTTCCTGAACCGCGGCAATATCGAGGGGCTGGTTGAGTGTCAAATCATCCTTAGCAGCCTGTGTCAAACCAGTCGGGCCGCCAATATCCTCAATGATTCCCCGGCCAAACCCCGCCAGAAGTTTTGCCCGGTCACCATTAGAACGGCGGGGTACGCCAGAGGTTGCCACCAGCCGGATGATAAATTTCCAGGAATCACCAAAGTCGTAGTTAAGGGTCAGCTGGTCACCCGCCTTAAATTCGCCAAGCCAGTGCTTTGTCAGGCTGGCCGTCTCTTCATAGCCGCTGTCCAAAAGCGGCAGCTGGTAGCCAGTTGTCCCCGCCCAGAGGTCAAAGAGGTGGTTGCCCCGGACGTTAAAGAGCGTAAGGACCTGAAAACACAACTTGTCGAGGCGGGTATCCCCGCTAACCTCAAATTCCCGCCACATCTGCGGGGAATAATCGGCTAGTTCGACCCGCACGCGGAAGTTTTGCCGGGCCACATCAAGGGGCCGCCGCACGTTCTGCCGCTGCCGGTCAAATTGCAGTTGAATCCGTCGCAGCAACTGCTGCAAGTGGTAGGTCCGCTGCTGAGAATGGAGGGCGTCCCAGCCCTGAGCCACCGCCTGGTTAAACTGGCTGAAGTCATCGTCACTAAACAGCTGCTGCGCCCGCATAAAACGAGCAAACTCACGCAAGCCGGTCGCAATACCCTTCAAGGCCGTGTCAGAAATGTTTTCATCTTGTCGTTCATCATAGTGGAGGAGGTAATAATACGGTAAGGCCAAGTCATCCAGGGGCGAGATCCCGTTCGCCTCACAAAATGAACAGTAGTCCGCGGCCACGTCAACATCCCTGTCAATAATCTGGTCACTTTTGCCATGACGATCGAGCAAGCGGCGGTAGTCCGTCAAGAACTGCTGGTTGACTGCCACCGCGTTCATAATATCGTTTAAGGATGAGGAGCGGTAGAGGTAGGTGCGGTTATGCTCGTTAAAGTCGGGATGGGCTGGCAAGTGAAAGTTCATCATCGCGTAGTCTTCAAAGAAGTCCATGATTGGCAGCTTTTCTCCTGATACCGGATCCTTCTTCCAGGTCTCCTCCGCCAGCTGTAAAGCGAGTTCGGCATTGCTAGGCTGCTTGCTCCAGTCGATTGTCCCCTGATGGTCGTTTAACAGGTCAGCGTAATTCTGGAGGTAGCGGGCCGCCGCCGTGTTGACTCCCCTTTCAAAGCTCACGGTGGCAAACTGAGCGTTGCGAATCAGGCTGATTTTCGCGTGCGGAATCGGTGAAAGCTCCAGCAGGGCGAGAAATTGGCGCTTAAACGCCGCCATGAACGACCGGGAATCATTAAAGCGCTGGGGGTGGCGCACGATTACAGGCAGGGCTAGTTGGTTATTCATAACAATCATGAAGTCACCCGTCACCCGAACCGACCAGTTTTGTGCATTACCCAGCTGGCCCTTGAACCGTGCCCGCGTGTTAACGTGCAGGTGTTGGGCGAGCAAATCGTCTACTGCAATAATCACCATTACCAGCTCCTTTTCCATAGTTACTCTTATTGTGGCAGATAACCATTATCAAAACAAATATTGTTTACCAACTTAACGAAAATGCTAAAATGGGAATTACTAGCACCAACGCAAGCGCGGAAAGGAAGTCTACCCATGACTAATCCTAATTTAGATATCTTTGACTTAAAACGGTTGCAGCTACACCAGAGTAAGCAGGAACTGGAACGCACCGGCCGCAACATCCAGCAAAAGGTGACCAGCCAGGACCTGAGTACCTTCGTCCCCGTCGACCGGGACCCCGTGGCAGCCATCCAGATGACCGAATCTAAAATGATTCCCGAACTGCTACCCCTGCGTCACCAACGGATGCTGGCAAGCCAATTTGCCTTTTTTCGGGGTACCGCGGAATTGATGGAACGCGATTTAAAAGAGCAGCACCAGAGCAATATCCCCATCGTCATCAGTGGGGACGCCCACGTCAATAACTTTGGCTTCTATGCCTCACCGGAACGACAACTGCTCTTTGGCCTCAACGACTTTGACGAATCCCGAATCGGCAACTGGGAGAGTGACCTGAAACGCCTCCTGGTCAGCGCCGAACTGGTCGGGGAAGAAAACGGCTTTAACCGCGACGCCCTCAAGGAACTTCTCAAGCTAACGACCAGGACCTACCGGCACGCTATTAAACGGGCCAACTGGATGACCCTCTCCGAAATTTTTTATTCTTCCTTTGAAATCAACGACATAGTCACTACCATCAACGCCCTCGGTGATGGCAACGCGGAAATGAATTACCGGCTCGAGAAAATTATGAAGAAGAGCCAGCACAGCAACTCCGAAGAAATCGTCCAAAAGATGGGGACCACCAACGAACTCGGCCAGCTGGTCTTCAAGGATAACCCGCCGCGGGCCAAGCATCTCGGCCCCCTCCTCTACCAGCAGGTGGTAGCAGGCTACAACTTCTACCGGCAAAACGCCCGCGAAGACGTCCGAGTCCTGCTCGCCAACTTCCATATTTCCGATATTATCCGTTACAGTGTCGGAGTTGGCAGCTTTGGGACTCGTTGCTACCTAATCATGCTGACCGGGCTGGACGGCAGCCACATCGTCCTTCAAGTCAAGGAGGCCCTTCCCCTTCGTTACAACCTCCTCAGCTTGCAGGTTCAAGAAGCAATTCACAATGGAATCCGGGCTGGGCGCCGAATCGTCACCGCCCAGCGGGTCCTGCAATCAAGTTCGGATCCCTTCCTGGCAAGTACCCGTTTTGGCGGCCGCAGCTATTACGTTCGCCAATTCCGTGACATGAAGGAATCAATCAACGTCAGCAAGCTGGACCTGGATAGTTTCCAGCTCTACTGTCAGGTCTGCGCCCTCCTGCTCGCCATGGCCCATTCCCAAAGTCCGACCTCGCCGATGATCCGCGGCTACCTCAAGCACCAAAAAGTTCTTGATGAAGGGCTGGCCAACTGGTCATTGCAGTATGTTAAACAAGTCATCATGGACTACCAGGCTTTCAAACAGGCTGTTCAGAAAGACAAACAGCAACGTTAAACTAAACGGGAGTGGGAAATGGGGCTGTGACATAAGCCCGATTACTTTAATAAAAAGCGAACAGCGCAGTTAGCCTATTGGTTTTCCACGTTATCTTTATAATAGTTAAGAACTAGCAAGAGGCTGGGAATTAACTCAACCTCTTTAATATTTTAAAGTTAGTAATGCCTCAGCGCAGTAGCCGGCTGGCAGTTCAAACGCTGATAAATCAGCGTTTGACCAACCTAGCCATCCTTGCGGAGGTTTGAAGACAAACGCCCCAAATCGGCTAGCAAGCTGATTTGGGGCGTTTGTCTGGCGCTTAGCAAGTCAGTAAGGATGGCTAGGTTGGTCCCACTCCGGCCTTAATTGGGGTCATTTTTCTTCCCGTCATCCTTGCCGTAGCGTTCCTGTTCGCTAATCATGCTGCTCTTGCGCTTATGTTTATTGATAAACTCATCCTCCGCCGCAAAAATCTTTAGAAAGTCCATAAAGTTGCGGTGAAAGCTAGCCTTGAAACAGGGCCACCAGTTTGTTTTCATCTTCCAACCTCCTCCCATTCATTTTAGCGCACTAGCAATTATCCTAGGAAAAATGTGGTAAAATGTTAAGTAAATGTTAAAACGCTTACTTACAAGGAGGACAATTTCAGATGGAAATCGTAAAAGTACCTTTTGGCAAGTTTAACGGCCAGCCCGTTACCAAGTTTGTTTTGGTCAATGACCACGGCGTCCAAGCCGGGATCCTCGACTTTGCCGGCCTGCTGCAATCGTTTAAGGTGCCAACCAAGGACGGCGGATTAGCTGACATGGTCTTAACTTCAGAAAACCTGGACGAGTTTACCGGCAACGGCTTTTGTACCAACCGGCTGATTGGCCGGGTTGCGGGCCGGATTGCCGACGGTAAATTCCAAATTGACGGCCAGGAATACCAAGTAGAACAAAACGAGGGCAAAAACACCCTTCACGGTGGCAAAAACGGCTTCTACAATCACATCTGGCACGTCGACGGCACGAAGCTAACTGACGACGCCGTTTCAGTGACACTCAGCTTGACCCTGACCGAAGAAATGGATACTTTCCCGGGGAAGATGCATGTTGTTGCTACCTACACCTTGGATAACGACGACAACCTGAGCCTGCAATTTAGTGCCACTAGCGACGCCAATACGCTCTTCAACCCAACTAACCACACCTACTGGAACCTTTCCAAGGCCGCAACGCCAACAATTGATGACCTAACACTCTACGTTAACTCCAGCCACCACCTGGCGGTCGACGACGGCAAGATTCCAACCGGTGAAAAGGTCGCCAACGCCGGTACCCCATTTGACTTCAGCAAGCCGACTAAGCTGGCGGAGGCCCTCCAGCCAATGGCCGCGACCAAGGAAAATGGTTTTGACGACATCTGGGAAGTAGAACCAAGTCTGGAGAAACCAGTAGCCGTCCTGGCCGATCCGGAAAGCGGCCGCAAGATGAGCCTCTACTCCGACCGGAACGGGCTGGTAATGTACACGATGAACTCCAACGACCCGACGGTTTACAACCATGGTGAGGTTCAACCCCACAGTGGGATCGCCATGGAAGCCCAAACCCTATCGGACACGCCGCACCACCCAGAGTTCGGCAACGTTGATCTCCACCCAGGTGAAGAAAAGACCTACACCATTAAGTGGCACGTTGAATACTAAGCACGTTTTAAGCATAAGCAAAAGCTCCGCATCCCAATCCCTGGTTTGCGGAGCTTTTGCTTTCCCCTAAAAGAATGTTTTTTTAATCGTCTTCGTAACCTGAACTGGCACCTTTGCCTCTGGCATTCTTGCCGGCTGCAGCTTAATCCAACCGACTTGTTCCCCCTTCGTCAGGGGTGCTTCAAGCTGGCCAGTCATTGATTGGTGCTTCTTAGCCAGCTGCAGCTGCGGACTGGTTTGTGCCCAAGAAGTATTTTTTGGCAGCCAGATAGCCGTCTTCTTAGTCAGGGCCAAGCCCGTCGAATGCTGCTTCTTGGCGTGAACGATATGGCGCTGTTGCAGCTTCTTGGGAAAGGCCTTGATACTATTGAGGACCACCGGCTGGTAGCCGTTGGACAGGGCTTCATAAAATTCCTTTTGCATCTTGGACTGGTCATTCCAGTCACCATCCGTATGCAGAGCCACCACGATGACCCGCCGGCCCGCGTAGGTTCCGGTTGAAACGATACACTTACCGGCCTCATCGGTATTTCCGGTTTTCAGTCCGTCGATCTGCCAGTCCTTCGGTGCGGCCCCGTTCTGCGGAAGCAAGGAGTTAATATTGGTCATGTGCTCCTTGTGGTCGGCACTGACGTCGAAATCGGCAAACTTGGTCGAGGTAATCCGCAGCGTTTCCGGATACTTTTCAATCAGGTACTTGGAAATCAGGGCGATATCCTTAGCTGAAAAGAGGTTTTCCGCGTCCTTGTCGACCCCTTTGAGGGCGTGCGCACCCATGTAGCTGTTCGGCAGACCAACCATGTTATAAATCTTAGCGTCATCCACGCCCGCCTTATGTGCCACCGCCTGCATCTTCTTATTAAAAACGGCGGTGCTGCCGGCATCTGCGAGGGCCAACGCCTCGGTGCTGCCATCCGCTGAAACAAGCATCATCGATTCAACCAGCTGTTTCACGGTATACTTTTCACCGGCGTTCAGCTGAACGTTCGAACAGCGGGGGTCATTCGCCATCTGGGCCACGGCCGGACTAGCGGTAATTTTTTGGTTCCAGTTCAGCTTGTGGGCACGGATATCCTGTTCAATCACGGCCAGGGTCAGAATTTTGGTAACCGAGGCGACCGGGTAAGTCTTCTGAGCATTCTTTTCGTACAATACCTGACCCGATTCCGCGTCAATTGCATAGGCGGACCGGGCCTTCATTTGATAAAAGCTGCCAGCGTCCGCCTTCACTAGCCCACCGAGACTGAGTAGACTGAGGTTAAGGCTAAGTATTACGAGCAGACACTTAATAATCAATTTTTTCATTGTTTGTCAAAATTACTCCTTATTGTCCATATTCAACTATGATAGCCGAAAATCGGCAGTATGAATGTAACGATTTCCTAACAAATCGCAAAATCTTGGTTAAGTTTTTAAGGGGGCGCTTTATTTTTCTCCTATTCCATGTATTATGGTAATTATGCGGATTTTTATTAAAAGGAGCGTTAGTAAATGCAGCCACGGACTAAACGGCGCAAACGCACAATTTGGGCAATAATAATTATTATCCTGCTTGCGGTTTGGGGAATTCACCGTTACGGCTCCCTCAATAGTCGCTTACAGAATGCTTGGAACAAAGTCATCTATACTTCAAATGATAACGTGGGAATCGCGGTGTATTCGCCAAAGACCCACCGGATCTATACGGGGTCAAACGTCCCCGGCCACCGTTTCCACATGGCTAGCACCGTCAAGGTTGCGATCCTCGCCGGGATGCTGGTTAAACAGCCCAACGGCCTCAGCGACCACCAAACTAGCCTGGCCAAGGAAATGATTGAGCAGAGTGACAATGACGCCACCACGGAACTGTTCAGCGACCTCGGGGGACGCCAGGGACTGCAAGCCACGTTTAACCGCTTCGGGATGAACGATTCGACGGCCAACAGCAACTGGGGCTTATCAACGACAACGCCCCGTGACCAGATTAAACTGCTCAACAATATTTTTTACAAGTCCAGCCTCTTAACCGAACAGGACCAGGAATTGATTGCAAAGCTAATGCGCAATGTTGAGGCAGACCAGAACTGGGGAATCTCGGCCGACAGCAGCAACTTCGCCATCAAGAACGGGTGGCTGAGCTATGGCAAATCCAAGTGGATGGTTAACAGTATCGGTTACGTTAAAAATGACAATGGCACGGATTACACCATCGCCGTTTACACCGATAAAAACACCACCATGCAGGTCGGGCAGCAGGCAGTCGAGCAGTTAGCCCGGGTAACGAAGAGTCTGATGAACTAAAAATTTTAATACAACGAGCGTTGAAATCATTCAGTTTCAGCGCTCTTTTTACACTCGTGGTAAACTAAACAGTAAAGAAAGAGGGTAATCTAATGAATATTCAAGATAACTACCTGACCCTAGCAGACGGTCAGCAAATGCCCCAAGAAGGCTTCGGCCTCTACAAGGTCGATGGTAAAGACACAATGACGGCGGCCATCCAGCACGCCTTTGAAGATGGCTACCGCCTTTTTGACACCGCCCAGCTCTACGGAAATGAAGCGGAGGTCGGGACAGCACTAAAGCAGCTTGCCCTGCCCCGCGATGAAATTTTCGTTACGACCAAGGTGGCCGAAGAAAACCAGGGCTACAACCGGGCCATTACCTCCGTCAAGGAATCGTTGCAAAAGCTCCAGTTAGACTACGTTGACCTGCTCCTGGTCCACTGGCCAATTGAACGGTCTTTCTTCGAAACCTGGCGGGCCTTTGAGGACATGAAGAAGGAGGGCCTCACCAAGTCGATCGGGGTCAGCAACTTTGAAATGATCCACCTTCAGTATCTGGCAACTCAGGCCCACGAGATGCCGGTCGTCGATCAAATCGAGCTCCACCCCCTGCTGACCCAAAAGCCCCTGCTCAAGTTCAACCAGGACCACCAGATTATTACCCAGGCGTGGAGTCCCCTCAGCCGGGGCGCGGTCCTCGACCAGGACGTCCTCAAGCAGATTGCGGCCCGGCACCAAAAGTCGCCAGCCCAGGTGATTCTCCGTTGGCACCTGCAAAACGGTGTTTCCTTTATTCCTAAGTCAGTCCACGAAGCCCGAATTGCCCAGAACGCTGATATCTATGACTTTACGCTGACCCCAGCGGAAATGGCCCAGATCGACGCCCTCAACAACTACCAGCGGACCGGGCGAGAACCTGAGTTAGTGTACGAGTACAACCGCCAATATTAATTAAATACTTGCAATGTGAATGGGACGAGCAGCCAGCTAAACTAGCTCCGTCCCATTTTTTCATTACCAATAATTGCTCACCTCTGTTCAATCTCGGCAAGGTTCCATCAAGTCGCACAGCAGCAAGTTTTCATTCTCATTTTCATTTAACCCAAGTCCAGCAACAATGAAAGTGATTGCAATTTTTATTGATAAACGTTTGACATTTAAAAAACACGGTTGTATATTATAGTCACAAGCAAATGATAATCGTTTATCAAAATTATCAAGAAAGCGATAACAGAACTATGAATAATAAACATTCAATTATTACTAAGCTCGCGTTTCTATCGGTTTCACTGATGGTTACCAGTGCTTACGCTATTCAGGGGTCGCTTCCGCAGTTGAAATCCGCCCTGCACATCAGTCAGACCCAGTCTGAGTACCTGGTGACGACACCATCCTTTGCCGTAATGATTTTCGTGGTCCTCTCGCCACTCATCCAGGAATGGTTCCACATTTCGGATAAGAAGATCATCATGGCCGGGGTTACCATTGTCGGCTTAGCCGGGATTGTGCCAATGTTCGTTGACAACTACATGACAATCTTGATTTCCCGGTTGATTCTGGGTGCTGGTTATGGGTTATACAACTCCCAGGCCATTTCCATGATTTCCGTCTGGTACGATGGTTCTGAACGGGCTCAAATGCTCGGTTGGCGGGCTGCGGCGGAACAAATCGGTCAAGCCTGCACGCTGACCATTGCCGGACTCTTCCTGAGTTTCGCCGGTTGGCACGGCTCCTTCGCCGTCTACTTCTTTGCCTTCCTCGTCCTGCTCTTCTTCGCAATGCGGGTTCCCGACGACAGCAAGGCTCAGGATGATCACGTGGACGAAGACAGCCTGGCCGAAGAGCTGACTGAAAGCGACCAGAAAGAAATCACCAAGATCAGTCCGGTCGTTTACCTGCTGGTTCTGTTTGCCTTCCTGCTGGTCGTTGACTACGTGGGAATGGAAAACCGGTTCCCTGGTCTCTCCGTTGCGATTAACGGTAGCCACTACACCGGTTCCTCAATGTTCCTATCACTGATGCTGATTGGAGCCACTCTTGGTGGTATCTTCTACGGGGCAATTCAAAAGCGCCTCGGCTTCGGGACCGTTTACCTCGGTTTGGGACTGATGGCCCTGTCCAACTTCCTGTTTGGTTTTGCCGGTCACAACTTCGCCCTGATGGTTATCGGGCTGCTCTTGATCGGCTTCCCACTCCAGTTAGTTTCACCGTTGATTTTCAACCTGTTGCCTGACTTAGCACCCGCCAACCGGCAACCGCTCGTTACTTCACTGTGCCTGATTGGTTTCAACTTTGGTTCCTTCTTCTCACCATCAATTGCAGAATGGACGAACCACCTGCTTGGTCAACCAACCAGTGGGATGGGCTTAGCCGCACCGTTCCCGGTCTACGGCGTGGCCCTGATCATCATCGCCCTGATTATTTTCTTTGCAACCCGTCACAACGCTAAACAAGCGCAATAGATCTTGGAGGTTTACACTATGCCAATTCAAAACAAAGCAATGCTGATTACTTATTCTGACTCAATGGCAAAGAACATTAAGGAAACCCACGAAGTCCTCAAGGAATACATCGGTGACGCCATCGGTGGTGTCCACCTGCTGCCATTCTTC of Limosilactobacillus oris contains these proteins:
- a CDS encoding aldo/keto reductase; protein product: MNIQDNYLTLADGQQMPQEGFGLYKVDGKDTMTAAIQHAFEDGYRLFDTAQLYGNEAEVGTALKQLALPRDEIFVTTKVAEENQGYNRAITSVKESLQKLQLDYVDLLLVHWPIERSFFETWRAFEDMKKEGLTKSIGVSNFEMIHLQYLATQAHEMPVVDQIELHPLLTQKPLLKFNQDHQIITQAWSPLSRGAVLDQDVLKQIAARHQKSPAQVILRWHLQNGVSFIPKSVHEARIAQNADIYDFTLTPAEMAQIDALNNYQRTGREPELVYEYNRQY
- a CDS encoding serine hydrolase, encoding MQPRTKRRKRTIWAIIIIILLAVWGIHRYGSLNSRLQNAWNKVIYTSNDNVGIAVYSPKTHRIYTGSNVPGHRFHMASTVKVAILAGMLVKQPNGLSDHQTSLAKEMIEQSDNDATTELFSDLGGRQGLQATFNRFGMNDSTANSNWGLSTTTPRDQIKLLNNIFYKSSLLTEQDQELIAKLMRNVEADQNWGISADSSNFAIKNGWLSYGKSKWMVNSIGYVKNDNGTDYTIAVYTDKNTTMQVGQQAVEQLARVTKSLMN
- a CDS encoding DUF2252 domain-containing protein — protein: MTNPNLDIFDLKRLQLHQSKQELERTGRNIQQKVTSQDLSTFVPVDRDPVAAIQMTESKMIPELLPLRHQRMLASQFAFFRGTAELMERDLKEQHQSNIPIVISGDAHVNNFGFYASPERQLLFGLNDFDESRIGNWESDLKRLLVSAELVGEENGFNRDALKELLKLTTRTYRHAIKRANWMTLSEIFYSSFEINDIVTTINALGDGNAEMNYRLEKIMKKSQHSNSEEIVQKMGTTNELGQLVFKDNPPRAKHLGPLLYQQVVAGYNFYRQNAREDVRVLLANFHISDIIRYSVGVGSFGTRCYLIMLTGLDGSHIVLQVKEALPLRYNLLSLQVQEAIHNGIRAGRRIVTAQRVLQSSSDPFLASTRFGGRSYYVRQFRDMKESINVSKLDLDSFQLYCQVCALLLAMAHSQSPTSPMIRGYLKHQKVLDEGLANWSLQYVKQVIMDYQAFKQAVQKDKQQR
- a CDS encoding aldose epimerase family protein; translated protein: MEIVKVPFGKFNGQPVTKFVLVNDHGVQAGILDFAGLLQSFKVPTKDGGLADMVLTSENLDEFTGNGFCTNRLIGRVAGRIADGKFQIDGQEYQVEQNEGKNTLHGGKNGFYNHIWHVDGTKLTDDAVSVTLSLTLTEEMDTFPGKMHVVATYTLDNDDNLSLQFSATSDANTLFNPTNHTYWNLSKAATPTIDDLTLYVNSSHHLAVDDGKIPTGEKVANAGTPFDFSKPTKLAEALQPMAATKENGFDDIWEVEPSLEKPVAVLADPESGRKMSLYSDRNGLVMYTMNSNDPTVYNHGEVQPHSGIAMEAQTLSDTPHHPEFGNVDLHPGEEKTYTIKWHVEY
- a CDS encoding D-alanyl-D-alanine carboxypeptidase family protein, which translates into the protein MKKLIIKCLLVILSLNLSLLSLGGLVKADAGSFYQMKARSAYAIDAESGQVLYEKNAQKTYPVASVTKILTLAVIEQDIRAHKLNWNQKITASPAVAQMANDPRCSNVQLNAGEKYTVKQLVESMMLVSADGSTEALALADAGSTAVFNKKMQAVAHKAGVDDAKIYNMVGLPNSYMGAHALKGVDKDAENLFSAKDIALISKYLIEKYPETLRITSTKFADFDVSADHKEHMTNINSLLPQNGAAPKDWQIDGLKTGNTDEAGKCIVSTGTYAGRRVIVVALHTDGDWNDQSKMQKEFYEALSNGYQPVVLNSIKAFPKKLQQRHIVHAKKQHSTGLALTKKTAIWLPKNTSWAQTSPQLQLAKKHQSMTGQLEAPLTKGEQVGWIKLQPARMPEAKVPVQVTKTIKKTFF
- a CDS encoding MFS transporter produces the protein MNNKHSIITKLAFLSVSLMVTSAYAIQGSLPQLKSALHISQTQSEYLVTTPSFAVMIFVVLSPLIQEWFHISDKKIIMAGVTIVGLAGIVPMFVDNYMTILISRLILGAGYGLYNSQAISMISVWYDGSERAQMLGWRAAAEQIGQACTLTIAGLFLSFAGWHGSFAVYFFAFLVLLFFAMRVPDDSKAQDDHVDEDSLAEELTESDQKEITKISPVVYLLVLFAFLLVVDYVGMENRFPGLSVAINGSHYTGSSMFLSLMLIGATLGGIFYGAIQKRLGFGTVYLGLGLMALSNFLFGFAGHNFALMVIGLLLIGFPLQLVSPLIFNLLPDLAPANRQPLVTSLCLIGFNFGSFFSPSIAEWTNHLLGQPTSGMGLAAPFPVYGVALIIIALIIFFATRHNAKQAQ